A window of Sebastes umbrosus isolate fSebUmb1 chromosome 3, fSebUmb1.pri, whole genome shotgun sequence contains these coding sequences:
- the pgap4 gene encoding transmembrane protein 246 produces MPRWKGSQYLRWSSTVTQALVLSVVTFCVLLPLCCHRLLYSYFFIKSMYLDSMSEEVLRESLNRGQDALHFWQSASTAAAVSSKFSDIAQHPELLVTVVTARRNEGRDFHYLLQVMRQLSGILGGCGERRCAEVLVCDVESGPHENQDAKMLEAHFRVIRRSPREQQRNRERINTFEREKRDYVFCLRKGWELVKPKNMVVLEDDALPTQDFFAVVKDLLSRRFALQTLYIKLYHPERLQRYWNPEPYRILEWLGLGLVGATALLLTFPYWNPCSFSFTLSAGHLLFFTLYFMAATELLGRHYLLEVRRLSPQFYAVSPATECCTPAMLFPGNASLRVAEYLDGSFCVKGNAKDMVLYQMARTIPGERSHSVEPNLITHIGAYSSVRANPARPKLL; encoded by the coding sequence ATGCCTCGATGGAAAGGAAGTCAGTACTTGCGATGGTCCAGCACCGTCACTCAAGCCCTCGTCCTGTCCGTTGTCACGTTTTGCGTCCTTCTCCCTCTGTGCTGCCATCGACTGCTTTACTCTTACTTCTTCATCAAGTCCATGTACCTGGACTCCATGAGTGAGGAGGTGCTGCGGGAAAGCCTCAACCGAGGCCAGGACGCGCTGCACTTCTGGCAGAGCGCCTCAACCGCAGCGGCGGTGTCTTCCAAATTCAGTGACATCGCCCAGCATCCTGAGCTGCTGGTCACTGTTGTGACAGCCAGGCGGAATGAGGGGCGGGACTTCCACTATCTGCTCCAGGTGATGCGTCAGCTGAGCGGCATTCTGGGAGGCTGTGGAGAGCGGCGGTGTGCAGAGGTGTTGGTCTGCGACGTGGAAAGCGGCCCACACGAAAACCAGGACGCCAAGATGCTGGAGGCCCACTTCAGGGTGATCCGGCGTTCCCCTCGGGAGCAGCAGAGGAACAGGGAACGAATCAACACCTTcgagagggagaagagggatTACGTCTTTTGTCTCCGCAAGGGATGGGAGCTCGTGAAGCCCAAAAACATGGTTGTTCTGGAGGACGATGCTTTGCCGACGCAGGACTTTTTCGCAGTCGTAAAGGATCTGCTGTCACGTCGGTTTGCCCTCCAGACTCTTTACATAAAGCTGTATCACCCTGAAAGGCTGCAGCGCTACTGGAACCCCGAGCCTTACCGCATCCTGGAGTGGTTGGGACTCGGGCTGGTCGGAGCGACGGCCCTCCTCCTCACCTTTCCTTACTGGAACCCCTGCTCTTTCTCCTTCACGCTGTCGGCCGGCCACCTTCTCTTCTTCACCCTCTACTTCATGGCTGCCACGGAGCTGCTGGGGCGGCACTACCTCCTGGAGGTGCGGAGGCTTTCCCCGCAGTTCTACGCCGTCTCCCCGGCCACAGAGTGCTGCACCCCAGCCATGCTCTTCCCCGGCAACGCCTCGCTCAGGGTGGCCGAGTATCTGGATGGCTCGTTCTGCGTCAAGGGGAACGCCAAAGACATGGTTCTGTATCAGATGGCGAGGACAATCCCTGGGGAAAGGTCTCACAGTGTGGAACCCAACCTCATCACCCACATCGGGGCCTATTCCTCAGTTAGGGCCAACCCAGCCAGGCCCAAACTCCTCTGA